A genomic region of Trifolium pratense cultivar HEN17-A07 linkage group LG3, ARS_RC_1.1, whole genome shotgun sequence contains the following coding sequences:
- the LOC123916128 gene encoding RING-H2 finger protein ATL43-like — protein MLTHNHRYHMAASSFFTITNLILLLLLLQQHSITVFVLAFTETSPPPTPIPQDATAISQQHTFTPFKPSVAIVISVFTVLFSVTFLLLLYIKHINNNNNNAETINIESSSYGGGISSFSGGRKNSGVDRSVVESLPIFKFGSLTGQKDGLDCAVCLSKFESTEVLRLLPKCKHAFHVECVDTWLDAHSTCPLCRYRVDPEDILLVMENSPSSVSRDSRQIQNQKEQEEEDECVVEIERGTMTRNEIAEYYRKRHSSVGEKEWEREREKRKTASFRWSLDSSRKKNDSSVGIGLGCFVGPGPRKDGMLLTKEEKLMTERSSVERRRRLEHRIIVSPSVTTTNIRSGLHKNQRWSDVQPCDLLYLTSEMMIMSESRRVMKKKKRNSNNDSCWNDRGEINSRSVSEITGFSRFQSNITTKQ, from the coding sequence ATGCTGACACACAACCACCGCTATCACATGGCAGCATCTTCATTCTTCACCATCACTAATCTCATTcttctactattattattacaacAACACTCCATAACTGTTTTTGTTCTTGCATTTACAGAAACAAGTCCACCCCCAACTCCCATTCCCCAAGACGCAACTGCCATTTCTCAACAACACACCTTCACACCATTCAAACCAAGCGTAGCTATTGTAATCAGCGTTTTCACTGTCCTTTTTTCAGTAACCTTTCTTCTCCTTCTCTACATCAAAcatatcaacaacaacaacaacaacgctGAAACAATCAATATCGAAAGTAGTAGCTACGGCGGCGGAATTTCGTCTTTTAGCGGCGGAAGAAAAAACTCCGGCGTCGACCGTTCTGTAGTTGAATCGTTACCGATTTTCAAATTCGGATCACTTACAGGCCAAAAAGACGGTCTAGATTGCGCGGTTTGTCTCTCGAAATTCGAATCCACGGAAGTTTTACGGTTATTGCCGAAATGTAAACACGCTTTTCACGTTGAATGTGTTGATACTTGGTTAGATGCACATTCAACTTGTCCTCTTTGCCGTTACAGAGTCGATCCTGAAGATATTCTTCTCGTAATGGAAAATTCACCATCATCAGTGTCACGTGATTCACGCCAGATTCAGAATCagaaagaacaagaagaagaagatgaatgtGTGGTTGAGATTGAAAGAGGAACAATGACGAGAAACGAAATTGCAGAGTATTATAGAAAGAGGCATTCATCGGTTGGAGAAAAGGAATGGGAACGAGAACGAGAAAAAAGGAAAACGGCGTCGTTTAGGTGGTCATTAGATAGTTCTAGAAAGAAGAACGATAGTTCTGTTGGAATTGGGCTTGGTTGTTTTGTTGGGCCGGGGCCCAGAAAAGACGGTATGTTGTTAACAAAAGAAGAGAAACTGATGACGGAGAGGAGTAGCGTGGAGCGGAGAAGAAGGTTGGAGCATAGGATTATTGTGTCACCATCAGTAACTACTACTAATATAAGAAGTGGGCTCCACAAGAATCAACGGTGGAGTGATGTACAACCGTGTGATCTATTGTATCTAACTTCAGAGATGATGATAATGAGTGAGTCACGGAgagtgatgaa